One Chaetodon trifascialis isolate fChaTrf1 chromosome 21, fChaTrf1.hap1, whole genome shotgun sequence genomic window carries:
- the LOC139349601 gene encoding protein Tob1-like, whose translation MQLEIQVALNFIISYLYNKLPRRRVNIFGEELERQLKKKYEGHWYPDKPYKGSGFRCIHVGEKVDPVVEQAAKESGLDIEDVRNNLPQDLSVWIDPFEVSYQIGEKGPVKVLYVDDNNENGSELDKEIKNSFNPEAQVFMPISDPVGASSESSSPSPPFGQSAAVSPSFMPRSTQPLTFTTATFAATKFGSTKMKSSGRGNNANSSSSSSKVARTSPTNNLGLNVNTLLKQKAISTSMHSLYGLGLGQQQQQQQQQQQQQPQQQQQQQQQQQQQQQQQQQQKASALSPNAKEFVFPSLQGQASPGAVFPGEGSLGLGPLQYNNAFDMFAAYGSLNDKSLMDGLNFSLSNMQYSNQQFQPVMAN comes from the coding sequence ATGCAGCTTGAAATTCAAGTAGCACTCAATTTTATTATTTCCTATTTATACAACAAACTCCCTCGACGACGTGTGAATATCTTCGGCGAAGAGCTCGAGAGGCAACTGAAGAAGAAGTATGAAGGCCACTGGTATCCGGATAAGCCATACAAAGGTTCAGGGTTCAGGTGCATCCATGTAGGGGAGAAAGTGGACCCTGTGGTGGAGCAGGCAGCCAAAGAGAGCGGGCTGGACATTGAAGACGTCCGGAATAATCTCCCTCAGGACCTTAGTGTGTGGATCGACCCCTTTGAGGTTTCCTACCAGATTGGGGAGAAGGGACCGGTCAAGGTGTTATATGTGGATGATAACAATGAAAACGGGTCAGAGCTGGACAAGGAGATCAAGAACAGCTTTAATCCTGAGGCCCAGGTCTTCATGCCAATCAGCGACCCTGTCGGGGCTTCCTCAGAGTCCagctccccctcccctccttttgggcagtctgctgctgtgagcCCCTCCTTCATGCCACGCTCCACCCAGCCCTTAACGTTCACCACTGCCACCTTTGCTGCCACCAAATTCGGCTCCACTAAGATGAAGAGCAGTGGCCGTGgcaacaatgctaacagcagcagcagtagcagcaagGTGGCCCGCACCTCCCCTACCAATAACCTGGGTCTGAATGTCAACACCCTGCTGAAGCAGAAAGCCATCTCCACCTCCATGCACTCACTGTACGGGTTGGGCCtgggtcagcagcagcagcagcagcagcagcaacagcaacaacaaccacaacaacaacagcagcagcagcaacaacaacaacaacagcagcagcagcagcagcagcagaaggccTCTGCTTTGTCCCCTAACGCCAAGGAGTTTGTGTTCCCCAGCCTTCAGGGCCAGGCTAGCCCTGGAGCAGTGTTCCCTGGGGAGGGCTCCCTGGGGCTCGGCCCTCTGCAGTACAACAATGCCTTTGACATGTTTGCGGCCTACGGAAGCCTCAACGACAAGTCCCTTATGGATGGCCTCAACTTCAGTCTGAGCAACATGCAGTATTCAAACCAGCAATTCCAGCCAGTCATGGCTAACTAA